One window of Novosphingobium sp. P6W genomic DNA carries:
- a CDS encoding carboxymuconolactone decarboxylase family protein, producing MAKIWRSVMGVLSICSPSIGQAVTEDRPSVAPADMQAVAPALARYTDDVLFGDNWENPRLGKRDRSLITISALIAGGKSAQLPGHLGRALDNGVRPSEISGLVTHLAFYSGWPNAVSATTVVREVFDQRKIAPTAVAPALMPPLSGASAQEKLRADEAKATMPPSLARFTNEVVFADLWHRPDLSPRDRSLVTIAALTMAGDTGQLPFHIDRALDNGVTQVELGEAMTHLAFYAGWSKAMSGAALVREAVEKRAAATSKALIVARRGSGPVSDGPATRFIGKVTVSAPFEASVPSRLSGATVTFAPGARTAWHSHPLGQTLIVTDGLGWTQVEGGPIVEMRTGDVVVCPSGVRHWHGAAPTGPMSHVAVAETLNGEAVEWGEQVSEADYRKGPQAETRSKHP from the coding sequence ATGGCAAAAATCTGGCGAAGCGTGATGGGCGTCCTGTCGATCTGCTCCCCATCGATTGGCCAAGCGGTGACGGAAGACCGTCCGTCGGTCGCTCCTGCGGACATGCAGGCAGTCGCTCCCGCCCTCGCACGCTACACCGATGATGTCCTGTTCGGTGATAACTGGGAAAATCCCCGGCTGGGCAAGCGCGACCGCAGTCTCATCACCATTTCCGCACTGATCGCAGGGGGAAAGTCCGCGCAGTTGCCGGGCCATCTGGGCAGAGCGCTGGACAACGGCGTCAGGCCTTCGGAGATTTCGGGGCTGGTCACGCATCTGGCCTTCTACAGCGGATGGCCCAATGCGGTCTCCGCGACCACCGTCGTGCGCGAGGTGTTCGATCAGCGCAAGATCGCCCCGACCGCGGTCGCGCCCGCGCTTATGCCTCCGCTGTCGGGGGCTTCCGCCCAGGAAAAGCTGCGGGCAGACGAGGCCAAAGCGACGATGCCTCCCAGCCTGGCACGCTTTACCAACGAGGTCGTGTTCGCCGACTTGTGGCACCGCCCCGATCTGTCCCCTCGCGACCGCAGTCTGGTGACGATCGCGGCCTTGACGATGGCCGGCGATACCGGCCAGTTGCCGTTCCACATCGACCGTGCCCTCGACAATGGTGTGACCCAAGTCGAACTGGGCGAGGCGATGACACATCTGGCCTTCTACGCCGGGTGGTCCAAGGCCATGTCCGGCGCCGCACTTGTGCGTGAAGCCGTCGAAAAGCGGGCTGCGGCAACTTCGAAGGCATTGATCGTCGCACGGCGCGGGAGTGGGCCGGTCAGCGATGGGCCGGCCACGCGGTTTATCGGCAAGGTTACCGTCTCGGCGCCATTCGAGGCGAGCGTTCCCTCTCGCCTGAGCGGCGCCACCGTCACGTTCGCGCCAGGCGCCCGCACGGCATGGCATAGCCATCCGCTCGGGCAGACCCTGATCGTCACTGACGGCTTGGGTTGGACCCAGGTCGAAGGCGGGCCGATCGTGGAAATGCGCACCGGGGACGTGGTCGTCTGCCCGTCAGGCGTGCGCCACTGGCACGGCGCCGCTCCCACCGGTCCCATGAGCCATGTCGCCGTGGCCGAAACCCTCAACGGCGAGGCGGTCGAGTGGGGTGAGCAGGTGTCAGAGGCGGATTATCGCAAGGGCCCTCAGGCAGAGACACGGTCCAAGCACCCATGA
- the paoA gene encoding aldehyde dehydrogenase iron-sulfur subunit PaoA, whose protein sequence is MANRNDLELSRRGVLVAGGASAALTALPVGQAAARTAAPQRPPIGMRVAFEVNGKRRELEVDTRTTLLDALREHLHLTGTKKGCDHGQCGACTVLVNGTRINSCLSLAVMHKGDKVTTIEGLGTPDKLHPMQAAFVKHDGYQCGYCTPGQICSAVAVLEEIRAGMPSHVTDDIEASAPVSNAEMRERMSGNICRCGAYSNIMEAMAEVAGAKA, encoded by the coding sequence ATGGCGAACAGGAACGATCTCGAACTGTCGAGGCGCGGGGTGCTTGTGGCTGGCGGTGCGTCGGCAGCGCTCACGGCTCTCCCGGTGGGACAGGCCGCGGCCCGGACGGCCGCGCCCCAGCGCCCGCCGATTGGCATGCGCGTAGCCTTCGAAGTCAACGGCAAGCGCCGCGAGCTGGAAGTCGATACGCGCACGACGCTGCTCGACGCCCTGCGCGAGCACTTGCATCTCACCGGCACCAAGAAGGGTTGCGACCACGGGCAGTGCGGGGCGTGCACGGTCCTCGTCAACGGTACGCGCATCAACAGCTGCCTCAGCCTCGCGGTGATGCACAAGGGCGACAAAGTCACCACGATCGAGGGCCTGGGAACGCCGGACAAGCTCCACCCGATGCAGGCGGCCTTCGTCAAGCACGACGGCTACCAATGCGGCTACTGCACGCCGGGCCAGATTTGTTCGGCGGTCGCGGTGCTCGAGGAAATCCGCGCCGGCATGCCCAGCCACGTCACCGATGATATCGAAGCCTCGGCCCCTGTCTCCAATGCGGAAATGCGGGAGCGCATGAGCGGCAACATCTGCCGCTGCGGTGCGTATTCCAACATAATGGAAGCGATGGCCGAAGTTGCAGGAGCCAAGGCATGA
- a CDS encoding xanthine dehydrogenase family protein subunit M: MKPFSYERATSPRDAAAKAASVAGARFIAGGTNLLDLMKLEIEAPTHLIDVNGLDLDTIEETAEGGLRIGALVTNSRMASDKRIRRDYALLTRATVAGASGQLRNKATTAGNLLQRTRCAYFYDTNLPCNKRRPGSGCAALGGVSRQLGIIGTSDACIATHPSDMAIAMRVLDASVETVKPDGSERTIPIADFHRLPGTTPHVENVLEEGELITAVTLPKPVGGTHIYHKVRDRASYAFALVSVGAIIQPDGSGRFAVGGVAPKPWRSPAADQALPQGAGAAAAALLSGARPTEDNRFKVTLVERTLAAVIADSRSKGETT; this comes from the coding sequence ATGAAGCCCTTTTCCTACGAACGCGCGACCTCGCCCCGTGACGCCGCCGCCAAGGCCGCGAGCGTGGCCGGCGCCCGGTTCATAGCTGGCGGCACCAACCTGCTCGACCTGATGAAGCTGGAGATCGAGGCGCCCACGCACCTGATCGACGTCAATGGTCTCGATCTCGACACGATCGAGGAAACCGCCGAGGGCGGGCTGCGCATCGGTGCGCTGGTGACGAACAGCAGGATGGCGTCCGACAAGCGCATCCGGCGCGACTATGCCCTGCTCACGCGGGCGACGGTCGCAGGTGCCTCGGGCCAGCTGCGCAACAAGGCGACGACGGCGGGCAACCTGCTGCAGCGTACGCGCTGTGCCTATTTCTACGACACCAACCTGCCTTGCAACAAGCGCCGGCCCGGCTCCGGCTGTGCGGCGCTTGGCGGGGTCAGCCGGCAACTCGGCATCATCGGCACCAGCGACGCGTGCATCGCCACGCACCCCAGCGACATGGCGATCGCCATGCGGGTGCTCGATGCCAGCGTAGAGACGGTGAAGCCTGACGGTTCGGAACGCACGATCCCGATCGCCGACTTCCACCGCCTGCCCGGCACCACCCCGCACGTCGAGAACGTACTTGAAGAAGGCGAACTGATCACCGCCGTGACGCTGCCCAAGCCGGTGGGCGGCACCCACATCTACCACAAGGTCCGCGACCGCGCGTCCTATGCCTTCGCGCTGGTTTCGGTAGGTGCGATCATCCAGCCCGATGGAAGCGGGCGGTTTGCGGTGGGCGGTGTCGCTCCAAAGCCCTGGCGCAGCCCTGCGGCCGATCAGGCGCTCCCCCAAGGTGCGGGAGCCGCGGCGGCGGCGTTGCTGTCGGGCGCCCGGCCGACTGAGGACAACCGTTTCAAGGTCACGTTGGTCGAGCGTACGCTTGCGGCCGTGATCGCCGATTCACGCAGCAAGGGAGAGACGACATGA